The following are from one region of the Halobacteriovorax vibrionivorans genome:
- a CDS encoding TRAP transporter small permease, protein MIRKVEKLTDDFISTGLVIVVVTILGFSVASIILRWFNLSFSWIDPLVRHLVFVLAFFGAAMASGKSRHIAIEILPKFLENSGYKKSLFVLNKFISLCTIVGATWLFASGVQFYNVEKEYGRLSSLGVHTSVLVGIIPAGFALIFWRSLLAFLDFREEEHELNNN, encoded by the coding sequence GTGATTAGAAAAGTCGAAAAACTCACCGATGATTTTATCAGTACTGGCCTTGTTATTGTCGTCGTAACAATCTTAGGCTTTAGTGTCGCCTCAATTATTTTGAGATGGTTCAATCTTTCTTTTTCTTGGATTGATCCATTAGTTCGACACCTCGTTTTTGTCTTGGCATTCTTTGGTGCTGCAATGGCAAGTGGAAAGTCTCGCCATATCGCTATTGAGATTCTTCCTAAGTTCTTAGAAAACTCAGGATATAAAAAATCACTCTTTGTTTTAAATAAATTTATCAGTCTTTGTACAATTGTTGGGGCCACTTGGCTTTTTGCTTCAGGTGTACAATTTTATAATGTTGAAAAAGAATATGGACGCCTTTCATCACTGGGAGTTCATACATCTGTTTTAGTAGGTATTATTCCAGCAGGGTTTGCGCTAATCTTTTGGCGCTCACTTCTAGCATTCTTAGACTTTAGGGAAGAAGAGCATGAGCTTAATAACAATTAG
- a CDS encoding DUF167 domain-containing protein produces MERSISISDYLTQLGIHHQVLRDAVDLIIEIDIWAKPGAKVEKLAIADTGHLIVSTQSPPEDGKANAGIMKLVAKKFGVSKGSIELTSGQQSKFKKMAITFVFAHNKDSNYFLEKIKKALA; encoded by the coding sequence GTGGAGAGAAGTATTTCAATAAGTGACTATCTAACACAGTTAGGAATTCATCATCAGGTATTGCGCGATGCAGTTGATCTCATTATTGAGATCGACATTTGGGCCAAGCCTGGAGCAAAAGTAGAAAAGCTCGCTATTGCTGATACTGGACATCTCATCGTTAGCACTCAGTCGCCACCTGAAGATGGTAAGGCCAATGCAGGAATTATGAAATTAGTTGCTAAGAAATTTGGTGTCTCTAAAGGAAGCATAGAATTAACGAGTGGCCAACAATCTAAGTTTAAAAAAATGGCCATAACCTTTGTCTTTGCGCATAATAAAGATAGTAATTATTTTTTGGAAAAAATTAAAAAGGCATTAGCTTGA
- a CDS encoding TRAP transporter TatT component family protein, with the protein MCKEKLALLILLFTVVSCSTIKKAATSQMGEMIFESSDAVLVENDWNLFEETISGNIKVLETLYATDRSNVDFIVTLIKGYTGKAFAIDETYYLKDQLQEKMNSVHRSRALSNYTRALSYSALFFKERDFENFDFTKYISSPDEFYKLLEDKLSDSASDVEGVFYTAQALASIINLQRDNMRTVAYLPLAKVMYDWSCEKNPKLGYGACDIFSASYVASRPRGLGGNPMEGKALFEKAIAKWPDNMMVRLAFIQFYAVPMYEKNVYLNQKLEIEKYTRENLESKYWSGGKLEAPEINYNNLFNLIANKRLEIIESLEKEIF; encoded by the coding sequence ATGTGCAAAGAAAAATTGGCATTGCTAATTCTACTTTTTACTGTAGTTTCTTGTTCAACTATTAAGAAGGCAGCGACTTCGCAAATGGGGGAGATGATTTTTGAATCTTCAGATGCTGTTTTAGTGGAAAATGACTGGAATTTGTTTGAAGAAACAATCAGTGGAAATATCAAAGTTCTAGAAACGCTCTATGCTACAGATCGCTCAAATGTCGACTTCATTGTTACTCTGATTAAAGGCTACACTGGCAAGGCCTTTGCTATTGATGAAACATACTATCTTAAAGATCAGCTACAAGAAAAGATGAATTCTGTTCATCGTTCTCGTGCGCTATCAAATTATACTCGTGCCCTTAGTTATTCAGCTCTATTTTTTAAAGAAAGAGATTTTGAAAACTTTGACTTCACAAAATATATCTCAAGCCCTGATGAATTTTATAAATTACTTGAAGATAAATTAAGTGATAGTGCTTCTGATGTTGAAGGTGTCTTCTACACAGCTCAGGCCTTGGCCTCAATTATTAATCTTCAAAGAGATAATATGAGAACTGTTGCTTATCTTCCACTGGCCAAGGTGATGTATGACTGGTCTTGTGAGAAGAATCCAAAACTTGGTTACGGTGCTTGTGATATCTTTTCAGCTTCTTATGTTGCATCTAGGCCACGTGGACTTGGTGGTAATCCAATGGAAGGGAAGGCCTTATTTGAGAAAGCAATTGCAAAGTGGCCAGATAATATGATGGTACGTTTAGCATTTATTCAATTCTATGCAGTTCCTATGTATGAGAAGAATGTTTATCTCAATCAGAAATTAGAAATAGAAAAATATACACGTGAAAATTTAGAATCAAAGTATTGGAGCGGTGGAAAACTAGAAGCTCCTGAAATTAATTATAATAATCTATTTAATCTCATCGCTAATAAAAGACTTGAGATTATTGAAAGTTTAGAAAAAGAAATTTTTTAA
- a CDS encoding TRAP transporter large permease, translating into MSLITISIAALILALIGVPLFIVLGCVALAAFFHNGIDPSAVSVEIYRLASAPTILTIPLFTFAGYLLAESNAPKRLFRFTNAMLSWMPGGVAIVGLCLCAFFTAFTGASGVTIVALGGLIYPILMGRGHSDKFTMGFITTSGSLGLLFPPSLPIILYGIVAGVDIDQLFKAGIVPGVLLIVGLAIYSILKSGKNNERGKFELSEAIASFKGAFFELLLPIAVLVGIYGGFVTVTEAAAFTAFYILIIECFVYKDLSLTKDVPGIIKDSMTMVGAILIILCCALGLTNFLVDEEVPNQLFTAFSGVLTNKYAFLLFLNVFLLIVGSLMDIFSAIIVVVPLILPLAQQFDIHPIHLAIVFLTNLEIGYITPPVGINLFISSIRFKRPITELYRSALPFLFILLICLAIITYVPAISLLWVQ; encoded by the coding sequence ATGAGCTTAATAACAATTAGTATTGCCGCATTAATTTTGGCGCTAATTGGTGTGCCTCTTTTTATCGTCTTAGGATGTGTCGCCTTAGCGGCCTTCTTTCATAATGGGATTGATCCATCGGCAGTTTCTGTTGAGATCTATCGACTTGCTTCTGCTCCAACTATTTTAACAATTCCATTATTTACATTTGCAGGATACTTACTTGCAGAATCAAATGCACCAAAGAGATTATTTCGCTTTACCAATGCCATGCTTTCTTGGATGCCTGGTGGAGTTGCCATTGTTGGCCTTTGTCTTTGTGCCTTCTTTACTGCATTTACTGGAGCTAGTGGTGTAACGATCGTTGCTCTTGGTGGCCTAATCTATCCAATTCTTATGGGCCGTGGACATAGTGACAAGTTCACAATGGGCTTTATTACGACTTCAGGCTCTCTTGGTTTACTCTTTCCTCCTTCACTGCCAATTATTCTCTACGGAATTGTTGCTGGTGTTGATATTGATCAACTCTTTAAAGCGGGAATTGTTCCAGGTGTCCTATTGATTGTGGGCCTTGCCATTTATTCAATTCTTAAGTCTGGGAAAAATAATGAAAGAGGTAAGTTTGAGTTAAGTGAGGCCATTGCAAGTTTTAAAGGGGCCTTCTTTGAGTTGTTACTACCTATTGCTGTTCTTGTGGGAATTTATGGTGGCTTTGTTACTGTAACAGAAGCTGCTGCATTTACGGCCTTCTACATTCTAATCATTGAATGCTTTGTTTATAAGGATTTAAGTCTTACTAAGGATGTTCCTGGGATTATCAAAGACTCCATGACTATGGTTGGGGCCATTCTTATTATTCTTTGTTGCGCTCTTGGACTAACAAACTTTCTCGTTGATGAAGAAGTTCCAAATCAATTATTTACGGCCTTTAGTGGAGTTCTAACTAATAAATACGCCTTTCTTTTATTCTTGAACGTTTTCTTACTTATTGTAGGAAGTTTAATGGATATTTTTAGTGCGATAATTGTGGTTGTTCCACTAATTCTTCCATTGGCCCAGCAATTTGATATACATCCAATTCATTTGGCCATTGTCTTTCTCACTAATTTAGAAATCGGTTATATAACGCCTCCAGTGGGAATTAATCTCTTTATTAGCTCCATTCGCTTTAAGAGACCAATTACTGAACTATATCGCTCGGCCTTGCCGTTTCTCTTTATTCTACTAATTTGTTTGGCCATTATTACCTATGTGCCGGCCATCAGTCTTCTTTGGGTACAATAA
- a CDS encoding TRAP transporter substrate-binding protein: MKNILKIALTLLVTFNLYALTLKVGVLTPEGTNWAKNLKKMAKAIKKETGGKVKVKFYFGGSQGDEPDVLRKIRVGQLHGGVFTAKTLGDINGDIRVLELPFTFYHDRDRVLKAIDDLTPYLNKSVEAKNFVNLGFFDIGMVYFVSKNKIASLDNLQGVKIWSWEGDPLVETILEEMKLVSVPLPLPDVLSSLSTGIIEAAYAPPLAILSMQWNTKVQYLIDFPLSTSVGAFLISNKAFKRISPENQKIVKEVSKRYIDQVKATNEKDNQDSLDLMKQSGVEFVKLSDKDIDLAVKVREATIKKLKGKLFSAKAYELLEKSLEKSKKKN, encoded by the coding sequence ATGAAAAATATTTTAAAAATTGCACTTACACTACTTGTTACATTTAACCTTTATGCACTAACTCTAAAAGTTGGTGTCTTAACACCTGAGGGAACTAATTGGGCCAAGAATCTTAAAAAGATGGCCAAGGCAATTAAGAAAGAAACTGGTGGAAAGGTAAAAGTTAAATTCTACTTTGGTGGTTCTCAAGGTGATGAACCAGATGTTTTAAGAAAGATTCGCGTTGGACAATTACATGGTGGAGTTTTTACTGCAAAGACTCTAGGGGATATTAACGGTGATATCCGTGTCTTAGAATTACCATTTACTTTCTATCACGATAGAGACCGCGTATTAAAAGCAATTGATGACTTAACTCCATATCTAAATAAAAGTGTTGAAGCTAAGAACTTTGTTAACCTAGGTTTCTTCGATATCGGTATGGTGTACTTTGTTTCTAAAAATAAAATTGCTTCTCTTGATAATCTTCAAGGAGTAAAGATTTGGTCTTGGGAAGGAGATCCTCTTGTTGAAACGATCTTAGAAGAAATGAAATTAGTTTCAGTACCACTTCCTCTTCCTGATGTATTATCTTCACTTTCAACTGGAATCATAGAAGCGGCTTATGCTCCACCTCTAGCGATTCTTTCGATGCAGTGGAATACAAAGGTTCAGTATTTAATTGATTTTCCTCTTTCAACTTCTGTGGGGGCTTTTTTAATTAGTAACAAAGCATTTAAAAGAATTTCTCCTGAGAATCAAAAGATTGTGAAGGAAGTTTCAAAGAGATATATCGATCAAGTTAAAGCAACAAATGAAAAAGATAATCAGGACTCACTTGATCTTATGAAGCAGTCTGGTGTTGAATTTGTTAAGCTAAGTGATAAGGATATTGATCTAGCTGTAAAGGTTAGAGAAGCTACAATTAAGAAATTAAAAGGAAAGCTGTTTTCTGCAAAGGCCTATGAGCTGCTAGAAAAGAGTTTAGAAAAGAGTAAAAAGAAGAATTAA
- a CDS encoding FecR family protein produces the protein MSMKFMMLRVLLLLTIYFAAFANPELKFKDDRKSLIKWDKLEAKDWLSYESWKEDLRFKESYPLWRDLAKMSGLREEMGRVIKCVGQCTLFRDLGENKVGYRSLIKENDDIETGVDSYLWLMLFDGTLIRMAPESSVSFKEINVLEKEVFFYLRANVGNMLLISRSEEELKMSKKRDTDAVFHPLPINRTNPIVFDKNVSLNEYLFEDDIRYRSRTKFINDLIKKNNKKVMRKSRFFIQSPLFSFEAYSPSFETYVSIGNDSYLKFRDEEQLGYSYKNETNPKVNLRGYANEEFEQLSKGTWYRFSFINRNYFIVEPNDVLLQNELMTKRINGIYYTREIFLERYGQVLFEKLDEVGYARAYGMRLWEEGELDNRIKFLWKHSRQIETTNLAIADRYRKQVLARVGRRDKDVLRKDFYTKAQESYYRAGAMENSRSYFPELNSEKLDLWKKLNGINTKIYPGIRESSQKGTSILDESTN, from the coding sequence TTGTCGATGAAGTTTATGATGCTACGTGTTTTATTACTACTCACAATTTACTTTGCGGCCTTCGCAAACCCTGAACTTAAGTTTAAGGATGATCGAAAATCTCTAATTAAATGGGATAAGTTAGAGGCCAAAGACTGGCTCAGTTATGAAAGCTGGAAGGAAGATTTACGCTTTAAAGAAAGCTATCCTCTTTGGCGTGATCTGGCCAAGATGTCTGGTCTAAGAGAAGAGATGGGAAGAGTTATTAAATGTGTAGGCCAATGTACATTATTTCGCGATCTCGGTGAGAATAAAGTTGGTTACCGCTCACTCATTAAAGAAAACGATGATATTGAAACTGGTGTGGATAGTTATCTTTGGTTAATGCTCTTTGATGGAACCCTGATTCGTATGGCGCCAGAGAGCTCGGTTTCTTTTAAAGAAATTAATGTCTTAGAAAAAGAGGTCTTCTTTTACCTAAGAGCAAATGTTGGAAATATGCTTTTAATCTCACGCTCAGAAGAAGAATTGAAAATGAGTAAAAAGAGAGACACTGATGCTGTCTTTCATCCTCTTCCAATCAATCGAACAAATCCAATTGTTTTTGATAAGAATGTATCTCTAAATGAGTACCTATTTGAAGATGATATTCGTTATCGATCTCGTACAAAATTTATAAATGATTTAATTAAAAAAAATAATAAGAAGGTAATGAGAAAGAGTCGATTCTTTATTCAATCGCCTCTCTTTTCATTTGAAGCATATTCTCCTTCTTTTGAAACCTATGTCTCAATTGGTAATGATAGCTATCTTAAGTTTCGAGATGAAGAGCAATTAGGTTATTCTTATAAGAATGAGACAAATCCAAAAGTTAACTTAAGAGGATATGCAAACGAAGAATTTGAGCAATTAAGTAAAGGGACGTGGTATCGTTTTTCTTTTATAAATCGAAACTACTTTATTGTGGAACCAAATGATGTTCTCTTACAAAATGAATTAATGACGAAGAGAATTAATGGTATTTACTATACTCGAGAGATCTTCTTAGAGAGATACGGACAAGTTCTATTTGAGAAATTAGATGAAGTTGGTTATGCAAGGGCCTACGGCATGAGACTGTGGGAAGAGGGTGAACTTGATAATCGTATAAAGTTTCTCTGGAAACATTCAAGACAAATTGAAACCACAAACTTGGCCATTGCTGATCGCTATCGAAAGCAAGTTCTTGCACGAGTTGGCCGACGAGATAAAGATGTCCTTAGGAAAGACTTTTACACTAAGGCACAGGAAAGTTATTATAGAGCAGGAGCAATGGAGAACTCTCGAAGTTATTTTCCAGAGCTTAATTCTGAAAAACTTGATTTATGGAAAAAACTAAATGGCATCAACACTAAAATTTATCCTGGCATCAGGGAGTCCTCGCAGAAAGGAACTTCTATCTTGGATGAAAGTACCAATTGA
- a CDS encoding Maf family protein, with the protein MKVPIEIKPSDVEEITTRQHPREIVEELAELKGRDIVSLTKDSTPNHYIVASDTLVAIGDKVLGKPKDKADARAMLNELSGKEHEVYTAVYMACGGKERTFSKVSEVKFTDISPEILDLYLEGEEAMDKAGAYGIQGQGLLFVENLSGSYSNVVGFPLSDFIDEMKSFLSDLGYDSSKWREVFQ; encoded by the coding sequence ATGAAAGTACCAATTGAAATAAAACCTTCTGACGTCGAAGAAATTACTACGAGACAACATCCTAGAGAAATCGTTGAAGAGCTGGCCGAGCTTAAAGGAAGAGATATCGTTTCTCTTACGAAAGACTCGACTCCAAACCACTATATTGTGGCCTCTGATACTTTGGTTGCAATTGGGGATAAGGTTTTAGGAAAGCCAAAAGATAAGGCCGATGCAAGGGCCATGTTAAATGAGCTTTCCGGTAAAGAGCACGAAGTATACACGGCCGTTTATATGGCATGCGGTGGTAAAGAGAGAACTTTTTCAAAAGTATCTGAAGTGAAGTTTACAGATATTTCTCCTGAAATTTTAGACCTCTATCTGGAAGGTGAAGAGGCGATGGATAAGGCCGGTGCCTATGGAATTCAAGGCCAGGGTCTTTTATTTGTGGAAAACTTAAGTGGCTCATATTCTAACGTTGTGGGATTTCCACTTTCTGATTTTATTGATGAAATGAAAAGCTTTCTGTCTGATCTAGGCTATGACAGCTCTAAGTGGAGAGAAGTATTTCAATAA